The DNA sequence TACTCATTTGGAAGGAATTTAGCAGACTATTAAGTTAACAGACTATGACCTTAGCATACTTTAAACTTAAGATataaaattagcaaaatataGACTAGGCACACTGCAAACTTAGCAGATTATAAACTTAGTAGACTATACACTTAGTACGTTATAAATATAACAGACATATAAACTTAGCAGACTATAATCTTAGCAGATAGTAAACTTAGCATATAAAGTTAGCAGACAGTAAACTTAGCATATAAAGTTAGCAGACTATAATCTTAGCAGACAGTAAACTTAGCATATAAAGTTAGCAGACTATAATCGTAGCAGACAGTAAACTTAGCATATAAACTTAGCAGACTATAATCGTAGCAGACAGTAAACTTAGCATATAAACTTAGCAGACTATAATCGTAGCAGACAGTAAACTTAGCATATAAACTTAGCAGACTATAATCGTAGCAGACAGTAAACTTAGCATATAAACTTAGCAGACTATAATCTTTGCAGAATACAACCTCAGAAGACTGTTCGAAGGAGATGGTATAATCTGTAGCACTTGCTTCttaatcgacctaaaataaattagatactcaaaatttcaaattcgcgaaagtTTGTCCCAGCGAAAATATGTACCTTTACAGTATAtatcttaattttcattttccttaaatCTGAAAAGAGTAAGTGTTTTCCTAATGATAAGTATTACTTAAAGGACCAATTATTATGACATGTGTAAATAGTAACACATGTTTCTTTTTATCTAGCCAGTTATAGCATATGTTCAACCTGTATGGACGAATACGTTATTTGATAAATTCAGAATGATCAAACTACTTGTATTAACCGCAAAATATGTAAACTATATAAGTTTTCTTTCGTGCTAATCCCTTTCGTACTTGTAACATGTTCTTAATtgtgaaatgtaattgtaatgtaattttcgaaataaatatgtttaaactaaacataaGAAGCACTTGCCGCCTTTCTGgcaaattataataattatatgttattaaaCGAAACATTTCCATTGATAACATTTACGGTTTCGTTATAACTTAGGACTCAAACAGTCGCAACAAATATGGATTGatgtaattaatttattataaaactttaccctgctaaatttctaaaactgacttatccatttttcaatttgagcaattccatttattatttgaagggatgttcaatgaaaatttgctgactgaacggcgaacagtgcagactaagatcagcctgaatgaattggtctgcactgatcgcgaAGGATGAAGCTATACTTACAATCCCTAAATCAAAGGGTTAATGCCAAAAGGTAGCAAGTGCTGATAAATAAAGTAGGGTATGGCCGGCACCTTTAGGCAGCAATAGAAAATAGCCCCTCAAAATGTCTGTGTACGGATATGACCgtataaacaaacatttacttaaGTCTGTCATAATATTGGCTATAATTACTCAACACTGAAAAGCCAGATGCTCCgattttatgtgtatttacatTACAAGAGTTTAATACATTTCTGATGTGTGCTGGGAAGTTATAATTACTAAAATAATACGCTTATGATATTCACTGATAGGAATAAATAAGTAAGTGGTAGACACTTTTTTCCtcttttcttttagaaaatttgattgtACATGTACAGAACAAATCCGATTTGATGTGACAGATGTCTGAAACCATTTTCTATCAACGTATTAATGTTCTTTTTCATGTAAGTGTTTTAACCTAGGATTGCCTTTAAACTAGTTTTAGACCGATGTCAATGTGTTATCAGGTTTAACcaaatttgtatatataactGTGTTAATATTGTTTTTCTACCTGCTTTAATAGGTAtacttaaattaataaaattatgttaatatGAAAAAGCTTTTGTTATTGATGTCGGCCAAAAGCTATAAATagctatttatatatatttatttatgtaccACCATCACTCATAAATAATACAGATATATACAAAGTAACAATGGCGATCTACCAGTGCTAACATTCAACACGTGCTATCTGATATACATAAACTATGACAGGACACTGCTCGTTTAGAAAAACCGATAGTTTGTTGATATATATACTGTTTATGTTACTTACAAGTAATGTCaaacaatgaaaaaagtaaaagggAGTGAATATTACTGAGATGCAATAAGATTAATCATCATTCATGCAGGAAATGCAACAATCATGTTGAAGAGGTTCACTGTACTACAAAAAAATGCAAGTATCAACGTTTAATGTCCATATATGTTCTACATAGCACGTAGTACTGTTTAATAATATAACAGCGGATAAAATTTGACTCCTTAAAGCATCTATACAGTGTTTCTATTGCATGTCGCTATTGAAACTGTTAATGATTCTGGTTGAGAATGCTGTTGTTTATACAAGATAACTTATCAATAACTGCTGTTAATATCGGTTGGATTCAAGTATTTGTACTCATGTACACAAACTCTGTTTACACGTAGCTATTTGCTGTGTTGCAAACTGATTCCAACTGCGCATCTAGACTACAGTTAAACGAGTTCTAaccttttttttgcaaatggaCTGGTCTTTACCGTTCAGTcgtgggcagtaccacttattattcaaaggggtgttcactgaaaacatactgactgatcgcaaaggcagaatcgctggccgccagcaggctaaaagttaactGCTTAGCATGTTCGACTAACAGGGACTTACAGAGGCTTTAACGCTTCCTTGATGAATAGAATGGGACATTGTCATAAGTTTCAAGAAACTGGAAACACATGGTGGTAAATCCTGCTTTGTAACTTGAGAGAAGTATTGAATGTAAAACTATCTTATTTATGTTTCAGATATGATGACTCATTGTGGTTGGGAAGTTAAAATGGATCTAAGTGATCTGAACGCAATAGAAACTGTGTTCGCCAATTTGGACCTAGAAGATAAGTTAGCAataaacataactgaaataatacaCAGTTTGGAAAGAAAAGGATGTATAAACAAAATGGATAAATGTGCATATATGCGATATTTTGCCGTAAAGCCAGATGTATCTCCTGCGGTAAAAATTATCAACTTTAATGCCTTCTTATGGCAGATAGTTGCAATATTATCATTTACACAATTGATATCAGTTTTTGAAGATGCTGGATATATAGCAGTCTGTCATTTTCTGTGTGCTAAGAGAGGAATACCATTTTGTTGCAGAAAGGAAATCGAAAATGAGAGAACTTGTGTATTTTACCAAACACGTACAGAAGAAAATATCTCATTAGACACACTGCATCGTTTACTTTCCAGTTTTATTCCAAAATCAGTTCCAAAACGTATTTTACCACATGCAGATAACATTCGGAGATATTACATAAAACTAAAGGTTCTTGCAGATAACAATGGTTTCCCGTTAGGTACTCGTGTAGAATTAAATAATAGAATAGCAGAACTTGATCACATGATCAGTGAATGCAAAAGTTCTTGCAAAAGGCAGTATTTTATTGACAAACGCGCTATTGTCTACTTACTTCTAACACAACAATATGCAGACTGTTGTGAGAGAAACCGTGTTTTAAAGCGTTTACATGATTCTATGCCACAGGGAAATGACGTCGACAGAACTATATTTGAcgcaatatttcattcatttatggCTATTAACTGGGCATCAAAGGGTAACGATCACACCGCAGATAGACACATACAGCTTGCCAGACAAGCAAGTGACACGTGTTTATCTTCCCTACCAGCGGTCGTCGCTAACACCGGTGCACACCTAATGCAAAGTGAAATGTGTCTCCGCCATTGTTCAGCAGACGCCCTAAGCCAAGGAGAACATGATTACGCATACGCTTTACAACTCACCAATGACTTAACAGACGAAGAACGGAGCGTCTGGGTGAATGTTATAATGGTGAGAAGAGCATCATCACTTCTTGGTATTGACCTCTTCTGTAACATAAACGAAATACAACCAGATTGTCGAACAGTAAACCAAGcaagaaacattttaacaaagttaCGGCAATGTAAGTTACCACTTCAGAAACGTCATGAAATGGTTGTGTATTTGTGTATTGGAAGGTTACATGACATTGAGGGCGACAAATTGAATGCTGTGAAATACGTTCAGAAAGCATTGTCTCTAGTGCAGGATGGTACATTCGACAGCGTAGAAAAAGCTAACATAAAATCTTATCTTTCACGTTTGACACACAAATGAGGTAAAAAATCAAGATGTGAGTGCTTTTTCACCAAACTAATTGACAATCACGTTTTTAATTAAACAGAGTATTGTTTAGGCTAATTGTTTAATATATGACAGGTTAAATACTGTAGAGTTTCTTGCAACTACATTGTTATGATattgttttctatatgtatacaaACCATGTTTCAAAACAAATTGAGTTAAAATACATATAGCcttatgtgttttttttatagaatGAAAACCTGAAGCccagatatttttcaaatcattagaaagtgctgaaaattgcaTTGAAATGATTCCTCATTAGCTAAATTAGTCAACGCGCATACATTTACACGGAGTGGCCCCTGCGCGTGAACCCTGGCTATTGACCAATGCAAATGCAACTTTCATTTTTAAGTTTAGAATgtgtacttttattttctttactttcgaGAAAAGCCGAAGGTTATCTGAtctcattttctgtgttgtcaaaaacatacctatgcctggcgagattgtataaaaatatgctgaccgtcctaaggatataaagATATAACAAAAAGCCTTTATATGAATCTTCGATAAAATGTGATAGGAAAAATGTAACCCCTACGATTGTAgcatataagattctttcactggggGTAGGTGCAGTTGGGAATATTCGGCTGgagagtaactgtttaggcggtaacgaggctgaAGCACAAGCGTTTTCTTACACCCTGGGTGTAAGATTGAGTTTTCCAACACCGGTGAAATCACAAGAAAACCCAGTCTGGTATGAAAgaataagagattctacttctgttccattacacACGAATTATTCCAGGGCTAAACGATTGTAAACAACATCTTaagaaataattatgataaaaagtcggGCGACTTAGCTAAGTAATGTTCTACGCAGTCGTTATTTAATTCTTACGCATCCTAACTCCtacccatattttattaactgataaaatataggaccatttattatttcttaattctattaTACCCGCTTTTCAGCAAGACTAATAATTTGGATGTATAGCAACAGAAGCTTTGACTGTGATCCGTTGAAGCGTTTGTAAACACACgtgcaatattgttttgttttgccaCTCGGCGTTGCTTTTCTTCATatctaataaattatatcaacaatACAGCAGCCTATAATGTTGTCTAGATAATGCAATATTAAACCTAGATAAGGTAGCATCCAACGAATAACTAGATATTTTTATCTTCTTGAAAACACGCATAAAACTGAGCAAATATGGTATTTATCAAGAAACCAAGTTCATTTTTCAGACTTGCAAAACATTTTGCCTAGATTTTTGATGGTTTAACAAAAATGTACTTTGTGCCAATTTATTTCTCATCACGGTTTCAATATCAGTTTTGttttcagtgtgtgtgtgtgtgtgtgtgtgttcgggtttaacgtctttttcaacaatttttcggtcatacaaacgacggtgtctacttttatcagtgagcacaatgcccaactttatagtgctgtctcattggaatatcacgccgtagacacgtgacatgatacaccacccagtcacattatactgacaccgggctgaccagtctaggcactaccctcttaatgctgagcgccaagcgagaaagctactaaagtctgtcccaccaatctggttaacatcattttttAAGTTATGATATGCTTTATGATgacctaaaatatgtttttaaatagcAAAGATACATATCTCTAggcactttttttatttttccaaaaaaaagtttttttatgttgaaatgttcatttttgtatttttctccatagaccgtaatgctaaaaTGACGTCGCCTCGCTTCTTGCGAAtaaacaatatggcggcgcccagTTATGCTTTTTTGAGGGGACATCTCAAAATTATCGACGTTTAAGTGTATTAAGAAATAAAACTCGGACCGAGTTCGCAGTAGTAACTGGTTACCATGTATTGCTAGAAAaagattcatttttattttatcatctatggacaaagtaatttaaacatattattgTTCTTAAAGTATTAATCAATCAATGTTTTT is a window from the Mercenaria mercenaria strain notata chromosome 7, MADL_Memer_1, whole genome shotgun sequence genome containing:
- the LOC123555075 gene encoding uncharacterized protein LOC123555075, coding for MMTHCGWEVKMDLSDLNAIETVFANLDLEDKLAINITEIIHSLERKGCINKMDKCAYMRYFAVKPDVSPAVKIINFNAFLWQIVAILSFTQLISVFEDAGYIAVCHFLCAKRGIPFCCRKEIENERTCVFYQTRTEENISLDTLHRLLSSFIPKSVPKRILPHADNIRRYYIKLKVLADNNGFPLGTRVELNNRIAELDHMISECKSSCKRQYFIDKRAIVYLLLTQQYADCCERNRVLKRLHDSMPQGNDVDRTIFDAIFHSFMAINWASKGNDHTADRHIQLARQASDTCLSSLPAVVANTGAHLMQSEMCLRHCSADALSQGEHDYAYALQLTNDLTDEERSVWVNVIMVRRASSLLGIDLFCNINEIQPDCRTVNQARNILTKLRQCKLPLQKRHEMVVYLCIGRLHDIEGDKLNAVKYVQKALSLVQDGTFDSVEKANIKSYLSRLTHK